The following proteins come from a genomic window of Mammaliicoccus sp. Marseille-Q6498:
- the ispF gene encoding 2-C-methyl-D-erythritol 2,4-cyclodiphosphate synthase produces the protein MFRIGYGYDVHAFDEARPLIIGGIEIEHSKGLKGHSDADVLLHAITDAILGAASLGDIGKLFPDTDEAFKDADSKLLLAEAYKQVLNKGYQLGNVDATIIAEQPKFRPHIDKMRSAIASIFNVSIEDVNVKATTNEKLGFLGREEGIQAQAVVLLTSKE, from the coding sequence ATGTTTAGAATTGGTTATGGATATGACGTTCATGCATTTGATGAAGCGAGACCACTTATTATTGGTGGCATTGAAATTGAACATTCAAAAGGCTTGAAAGGGCATAGTGATGCTGATGTATTATTACACGCTATTACAGATGCTATTTTAGGAGCAGCAAGTCTAGGAGATATTGGCAAGCTTTTCCCTGATACAGATGAAGCGTTTAAAGATGCTGATTCTAAATTGTTATTAGCAGAAGCATATAAACAAGTTTTAAATAAAGGTTATCAACTAGGCAATGTAGATGCTACAATTATTGCTGAGCAACCAAAATTTAGACCACATATTGATAAAATGAGATCAGCTATTGCCTCTATCTTTAACGTATCAATTGAAGATGTTAATGTGAAAGCAACAACTAATGAAAAATTAGGATTTCTAGGAAGAGAAGAAGGCATACAAGCACAAGCTGTGGTATTATTAACAAGTAAAGAATAA
- the ispD gene encoding 2-C-methyl-D-erythritol 4-phosphate cytidylyltransferase, giving the protein MGFTMVIPAAGQGKRMGKEINKLFLEIDGETIIRRTVSIFQNIEECEQIFIAAHPDEVGIMENHLKDFDKVVGVIPGGKERQHSIYEVLKVLVNTEVVMVHDGARPFVTKACVNQLYKETLEHDAVILAVQAKDTIKKVVDGIVEETYDRTTMWQVQTPQSFKRDVILKSYQLAEQEQFVGTDDASLVERAGYKVRVADGEYDNIKITTNEDLVIADSILERRGNDNV; this is encoded by the coding sequence TTGGGTTTTACAATGGTTATACCCGCCGCTGGTCAAGGCAAAAGAATGGGTAAAGAGATAAATAAATTATTTTTAGAAATTGATGGTGAGACAATTATTCGCAGAACTGTTTCAATTTTTCAAAATATCGAAGAGTGTGAACAAATATTCATAGCTGCCCATCCAGATGAGGTTGGTATAATGGAGAACCACTTGAAAGATTTTGATAAAGTAGTTGGTGTAATTCCAGGTGGTAAAGAACGACAACATAGTATTTATGAAGTTTTAAAAGTATTAGTAAATACTGAAGTTGTAATGGTCCATGACGGCGCTAGACCTTTTGTAACAAAAGCGTGTGTGAACCAACTATATAAAGAAACATTAGAACATGATGCTGTAATTTTGGCAGTTCAGGCTAAAGATACAATCAAAAAAGTCGTCGATGGTATCGTTGAAGAAACATATGATCGTACGACAATGTGGCAAGTTCAAACACCTCAATCTTTTAAAAGAGATGTGATATTAAAATCTTACCAATTGGCTGAACAAGAGCAATTTGTAGGAACGGACGATGCATCATTAGTAGAAAGAGCAGGATATAAAGTACGTGTTGCTGATGGTGAATATGACAACATAAAAATTACAACTAACGAGGATTTAGTAATAGCTGACTCCATATTAGAAAGACGAGGTAATGATAATGTTTAG